The following is a genomic window from Brevibacterium limosum.
GGCAGCATGACCTCAACATCGGTTCGGTCGTGCGCACCGCCAACGCCTTCAACGCCGCAGCCGTGCACATCGTCGGCAAACGCCGCTGGAACCGGCGCGGGGCGATGGTCACCGACAGATACCAGCACGTCATCCACCATCCGAGTGTGGACGACCTGCTCAGCTGGTGCGTCGAGAACGACTTGCCGCTGCTGGGCATCGACAACTTCCCGGACTCCGTCCCGCTGGAGACCTACGACCTGCCTCGGCGCTGCCTGCTTCTGTTCGGTCAGGAAGGGCCGGGTCTGAGCGAAGAGGCGCACCAGGCGAGTCGGGACGTGCTCTCGATCGCGCAGTACGGTTCGACGCGGTCGATGAACGCCGCCGCAGCCGCCGCGATCACCATGCACTCGTGGATCCGCCGCCACGTGTACAGCCAGCCCGTGAACTGAGTTCGCTGCCGGCAGCGGAGGTCTCAGCAGCAGGGTCTGTGGGAAACCGGCCGGGACGTCATGTCTCCTGCGGGCTGATCCGCCTCGAGTTCGGACGACATTTCGCGGTGGATCGACCCGTAGGAGACACGGACGCTGCGAAGCTTCCCCGTCAATGAAGAAGCGCCGAGGCGGCGCGACTGACGTCGTGCC
Proteins encoded in this region:
- a CDS encoding RNA methyltransferase — its product is MTESAEPQVGVGPWTGPWPVGEHFDPELLSEGDRRNVVDKYRYWKHDAIVADLDASRHDFHVGVENWQHDLNIGSVVRTANAFNAAAVHIVGKRRWNRRGAMVTDRYQHVIHHPSVDDLLSWCVENDLPLLGIDNFPDSVPLETYDLPRRCLLLFGQEGPGLSEEAHQASRDVLSIAQYGSTRSMNAAAAAAITMHSWIRRHVYSQPVN